From the genome of Blautia hydrogenotrophica DSM 10507:
GCTGCTGGCAGGACAGGAGGCAGGAAGACTTACCGAGACAGGTGTTAGACTTTTGGATGTGACAGGAAGATTGGAGGCAGGGATTCCAATGTGTCCGCCGGAGGGAGATGCCGGAACAGGTATGACGGCCACCAACAGTGTGGCAGGACACACAGGAAATGTGTCGGCGGGAACCTCTGCCTTTGGGATGGTGGTGTTAGAAGAGGAGTTGTCTTTCGTATATCGGGAATTAGACTTAGTAAGCACTCCGGATGGAAAGCCAGTGGCGATGGCTCACTGTAATAACTGTACGTCGGATCTCAACGCCTGGATTCAGATTTTTGCGGAGTTCGCCAACCTTATGGGAATGAATGTCACAAAAGAGGAACTCTACGGCAGGTTGTACCGGAAGGCCTTAGAGGGGGATGAGAGCTGCGGAGATCTCATGGCTTGCAATTATCTGTCAGGAGAACACGTCACAGGGCTGGAACAAGGGAGACCTCTCTTTGTGAGAAAACCAGATAGTCGGTTTGATCTGGCTAATTTTATGAAAGTGCACCTGTACACCTCCTTGGCGGTTTTGAAGACAGGGATGGATATCCTGTTAAAAAAAGAACGGATTCCAGTGAGATACATTTTGGGACACGGTGGTTTTTTTAAGACTAAGGATGTGGGACAGCGTATGTTAGCGGCGGCCTTAGATACACCGGTGTCGGTGATGGAGACGGCTGGTGAGGGCGGAGCCTGGGGAATTGCATTGTTGGCGGATTACCTGGTCCGGGGAGCTAACAAGCAGACCTTAGAGCAGTTTCTGGACGGAGAAGTTTTTGTCAAGGCAAAGGAAACATACATCTGGCCAAAGGAAAGAGAAGTGGAAGCGTTTGAGAGATTTATGGAGAGATACCGAGAGGGACTGAAAATAGAGAGAGCTGCTGTCGACCATCTGTGTTGAGAGAAAAACCCGCGCAGACCTTGGATGTCGTAAAGACTGAGGTCTGTGCGGGTTTTATGTTAGTCCTCCAACGGTGCGTTGGCCATCTCTGCTTTTCTGGCATTTGTGAGAATCTCATCAAATTTTTCAGCGGCAGCGGTATATTCGTCGTCGTCCTCGATGTTGTCCATGATTGGATCACCGTTCTCCGTGCGGGAGAATTTATATAGGTAGACTTCTCCGTTATGATTTTTGCCGTCCTCTTCCAGAGGAAGAAGGGCGATATATTCATTGGTCTCTACACTGAATACAGTCAGAATGGCACAGGGCACTTCCCGGCCGTCCTCCATTGGCAAAAGGACGGTGTTGTATCCGCCGGCATCTTGAGGTTCACAAGAAGAGCAAGAGGAACAAGAAGAGCAGGAAGCACAGTCGCTTGCAGAGCAGGCCGCTGAGTGTTTTTCTAAATCCATATCGTTTATCCTCGCTTTGTAGTATTTAGAAGTTCTGATTCTGGTATATTTCAGAATTCCTAGCTGTCTATAACTTTAACAGAAAGCGGGCGCAAAATCAACCGAATGAAAAATTTTACCTTGGCTTTTTTATGGGACTTGCGTATAATGAAAATACAATATACTTTCAGTATTCTGGTGTTTTGAGATGGCGAGATGCCAGAAAGTGCAAAGCAGAGGGAGGAATTAAGGTTGAAGAACAGTACGCCCAACGCGCTGAAGCGGACGGAATTTTTGCCTGTTGTGCTGATTGGGGAAGGCATAGCCGTGGGAGCGGTCAGCGGGGTGGTCGTTTTATTGTACCGTGTGGCGCTAAAATATGCAGATGAGTGGTTAGCGGAGATCTTAAATTTTATGAAGAGATCTCCGGTCACGATTGTTCTGTGGTTTCTGATACTATTGTTGCTTGCCCTGATTGTGGGGAGGCTGCTGAGATGGGAGCCATTGATCTCAGGCAGCGGGATTCCGCAGTTGGAAGGAGAAATGGTGGGAAAGTTACGCCAGTGTTGGTGGCGGGTGATTGCGGCTAAGTTCGCAGGAGGCTTTCTCTCTTTGATGGCAGGACTTTCTCTGGGGCGGGAAGGTCCTTCCATACAGTTGGGAGCCATGGCGGGAAAAGGGGTTTCCAGGTTGACGAAGAGAGGGATTACAGAAGAAAAATTTTTGCTGACCTGTGGAGCGAGTGCCGGCTTGTCGGCTGCGTTTCATGCTCCGCTGGCAGGAGTGATGTTTTCTTTGGAGGAGCTTCATAAGAGTTTTTCGGTATCTTTGCTGGTATCTGCGATGTGTTCTTCTGTGACGGCAG
Proteins encoded in this window:
- a CDS encoding xylulokinase → MNREETTAWISKGRAVLGIELGSTRIKAVLIGEDREPIAQGEYAWENQFVNGVWTYELSSVWQGLQKCYQDLSKDVEEKYGVKLSRLAAMGVSAMMHGYLAFGRNGELLTPFRTWRNTMTERAAAELTELFQYNIPQRWSIAHLYQAILNGEEHAARIRFLTTLSGYVHWCLTGQKVLGIGDAAGMMPIDPKTKDYSQKMLTQFDVLIADRGYPWRTKELLPRVLLAGQEAGRLTETGVRLLDVTGRLEAGIPMCPPEGDAGTGMTATNSVAGHTGNVSAGTSAFGMVVLEEELSFVYRELDLVSTPDGKPVAMAHCNNCTSDLNAWIQIFAEFANLMGMNVTKEELYGRLYRKALEGDESCGDLMACNYLSGEHVTGLEQGRPLFVRKPDSRFDLANFMKVHLYTSLAVLKTGMDILLKKERIPVRYILGHGGFFKTKDVGQRMLAAALDTPVSVMETAGEGGAWGIALLADYLVRGANKQTLEQFLDGEVFVKAKETYIWPKEREVEAFERFMERYREGLKIERAAVDHLC
- a CDS encoding DUF1292 domain-containing protein, which encodes MDLEKHSAACSASDCASCSSCSSCSSCEPQDAGGYNTVLLPMEDGREVPCAILTVFSVETNEYIALLPLEEDGKNHNGEVYLYKFSRTENGDPIMDNIEDDDEYTAAAEKFDEILTNARKAEMANAPLED